The Christiangramia salexigens genome includes the window CAAGAGTTATTGATGAATCTCAGCTGGATACCTCCAAAGTATTGATACATTCCCATGTTAAGATAAAGAATCAAACTAATGGGGCAGAAATGGAATATAAGTTGGTAGCCCAAAGTGAAGCCGATCTTAAATCGGGGAAGATTTCTGTAGATTCCCCTATCGGTAAAGGATTACTTGGTAAAAAGGTAGGCGAATCGGCCGAGATTGAAGTTCCTAATGGAACTGTAAAGTTTGAAATCAAAGAGATCTGGAGAGATTAAGTTCCATCAAATTATAAAAATTAATCCTTTTCTAACACCGCTTATTTCGGTTTTAAGAAAAGGATTCTTTATTTTTAGACAAAAGCAATTATAGTATGTCAACATTATTCACAAAGATCGTAAGAGGAGAAGTGCCAGCATATAAAGTGGCAGAAAACAGTCAGTTTTTGGCTTTTCTGGATATTAATCCTAATGCTAAAGGCCATGTGCTTTGTATTCCTAAGAAAGAAGTGGATAAGTTATGGGATCTTGAAGAAGATGTTTATCAGGAATTAATGCGTTTTGTAAGAGCGGTATCTACAGCCTTAGAGAAAACGGTTCCTTGTAAACGTGTTGGAATGGCGGTAGTTGGCCTGGAGGTGCCTCATGCTCATGTTCACCTTATCCCTCTTAATAATATGAAGGAGATGGATTTTTCCAATAGTGTGGATATGAGTAAGGAAGAATTTGAGGAGCTGGCCGCTGCGATAAATGCAAATGTTGAGCTGTGAGCGGATCTATAGATTTCAAATTAAGCCTTGAGATCCGAATAGACTGGAGTGACCTGGATATGTATGAACATGTGAATAATATATCCATTATGCAATACCTGCAGAGTGGTCGCGTAAACTTCTGGGAGGCTACGGGAATCCATGAGTATTATAAAAAAGCCAATATCAGTACGATGCTGGTTTCTTCCAAATGTGACTTTAAG containing:
- the greA gene encoding transcription elongation factor GreA, producing MSKVSYYTPEGLKKLRDELNHLKDVERPKASQAIAEARDKGDLSENAEYDAAKEAQGLLEMKISKMEEVVANARVIDESQLDTSKVLIHSHVKIKNQTNGAEMEYKLVAQSEADLKSGKISVDSPIGKGLLGKKVGESAEIEVPNGTVKFEIKEIWRD
- a CDS encoding HIT family protein, producing the protein MSTLFTKIVRGEVPAYKVAENSQFLAFLDINPNAKGHVLCIPKKEVDKLWDLEEDVYQELMRFVRAVSTALEKTVPCKRVGMAVVGLEVPHAHVHLIPLNNMKEMDFSNSVDMSKEEFEELAAAINANVEL
- a CDS encoding acyl-CoA thioesterase — its product is MSGSIDFKLSLEIRIDWSDLDMYEHVNNISIMQYLQSGRVNFWEATGIHEYYKKANISTMLVSSKCDFKKALSYPGTAVVKSATDFIGNSSFGLAHNIFNDHGELCADSRDVVVWYDFNDKKTRPIPEWLRDKLNEH